A stretch of the Taeniopygia guttata chromosome 3, bTaeGut7.mat, whole genome shotgun sequence genome encodes the following:
- the TAF5L gene encoding TAF5-like RNA polymerase II p300/CBP-associated factor-associated factor 65 kDa subunit 5L, which translates to MKRVRTEQIQMAVSCYLKRRQYVDSEGPLKQGLRLCQTAEEMAANLTVQSESGCANVVSAAPCLAEPQQYEVQFGRLRNFLTDSDSQHSHEVMPLLYPLFVYLHLNMVQNGLKSTVDSFYSRFHGMFLQNASQKDIIEQLQTTMTIQDILSNLKLRAFLDNKYVIRLQEDSYNYLLRYLQSDNNNALCKVLTLHIHLDVQPAKRTDYQLYAGGSSSRNESNGLEPSDMPASILQNEAALDLLQDSIKRVKDGPPSLTTICFYAFYNTEQLLNTAEISPNSKLLAAGFDNSCVKLWSLRSRKLKSEPHLVDVSRIRLACDILDEEEEEDDNAGTEMKILRGHCGPVYSTRFLSDSSGLLSCSEDMSIRYWDLGSFTNTVLYQGHAYPVWDLDISPCSLYFASGSHDRTARLWSFDRTYPLRIYAGHLADVDCIKFHPNSNYLATGSTDKTVRLWSTQQGNSVRLFTGHRGPVLALAFSPNGKYLASAGEDQRLKLWDLASGTLYKELRGHTDNITSLTFSPDSSLIASASMDNSVRVWDIRNTYCNAPADGSSSELVGVYTGQMNNVLSVQFMACNLLLVTGIAQENQEH; encoded by the exons tcCAATCTGAGTCTGGTTGTGCCAACGTCGtgtctgcagctccctgcctggcGGAGCCACAGCAATATGAAGTACAGTTTGGAAGATTACGCAATTTTCTGACAG ATTCAGATTCTCAGCACAGCCATGAAGTGATGCCTCTTCTATATCCTCTCTTCGTCTACCTCCATCTGAACATGGTCCAGAATGGCCTAAAAAGCACAGTGGACAGTTTTTACAGCCGCTTCCATGGCATGTTCTTGCAGAATGCCAGCCAGAAGGATATCATTGAACAGTTGCAGACTACCATGACTATTCAAGATATCCTGTCCAACTTGAAGCTCCGGGCCTTTCTGGACAACAAATACGTCATCCGCCTTCAAGAGGACAGCTACAACTACCTTCTTCGCTACCTCCAAAGTGACAACAACAACGCCCTGTGCAAAGTCCTGACCTTGCACATTCACTTGGATGTGCAGCCTGCCAAGAGGACTGACTACCAGCTCTATGCTGGTGGGAGCTCCTCACGCAACGAGAGCAACGGCCTGGAACCCAGCGACATGCCAGCTTCCATTCTGCAGAATGAGGCAGCGCTGGATTTACTGCAGGACAGCATTAAACGTGTCAAGGATGGGCCCCCTTCCTTAACCACCATCTGTTTCTATGCCTTCTATAACACAGAGCAGTTGCTGAACACTGCAGAGATTTCACCAAATAGCAAGCTGCTTGCTGCTGGGTTTGATAATTCATGTGTGAAGCTGTGGAGCCTGCGCTCCAGGAAGTTGAAATCTGAGCCCCACCTTGTTGATGTATCCCGCATCCGTTTGGCTTGTGACATCCTAGATGAGGAG gaggaagaggatgacAACGCAGGCACGGAAATGAAGATCCTGAGAGGACACTGTGGACCTGTGTATAGCACAAGGTTCCTTTCAGACAGTTCAGGACTCTTATCTTGTTCTGAGGACATGTCCATCAGGTACTGGGACCTCGGAAGCTTTACAAACACTGTGTTGTACCAAGGACATGCCTATCCTGTCTGGGATTTGGATATTAGCCCCTGCAGCCTGTACTTTGCCAGCGGTTCCCACGATCGCACTGCAAGGCTCTGGTCGTTTGATCGGACGTACCCGCTGCGAATATACGCGGGCCATTTGGCAGACGTGGACTGCATCAAGTTCCATCCCAATTCCAACTACTTAGCAACGGGCTCCACGGACAAAACCGTGCGCCTGTGGAGCACTCAGCAGGGCAACTCGGTGCGGCTTTTCACCGGGCACCGGGGCCCTGTGCTGGCGCTCGCGTTTTCCCCCAACGGTAAGTACCTGGCATCGGCAGGTGAAGACCAGCGGCTGAAGCTGTGGGACTTGGCATCAGGAACTCTGTACAAAGAACTGAGGGGGCACACAGACAACATAACCAGCCTTACTTTTAGCCCTGACAGTAGTTTAATTGCTTCAGCATCGATGGACAATTCAGTTCGGGTCTGGGACATTCGGAACACTTACTGCAACGCCCCTGCAGATGGGTCTTCCAGTGAACTGGTTGGTGTATATACCGGACAGATGAATAATGTACTGAGTGTACAGTTTATGGCCTGTAATCTTCTTCTAGTGACTGGAATTGCACAAGAAAATCAGGaacattaa